A single window of Mycoplasma bradburyae DNA harbors:
- the msrA gene encoding peptide-methionine (S)-S-oxide reductase MsrA has protein sequence MTKKIYLAGGCFWGVQEYFRRTKRIIKSTVGYANCKPEFKNPTYKEVCSGLTGAVETVEIIYDDQIINLEEIIDLFLKVVDPTTLNYQANDKGTQYRSGFYFVDEADETIIKSKLAQAQGRYSKPIVTEVLKLQNYFVAEEYHQDYLVKNPSGYCHIKFD, from the coding sequence ATGACTAAGAAAATATATTTAGCAGGTGGCTGTTTTTGAGGTGTTCAAGAGTACTTTAGAAGAACCAAAAGAATAATTAAATCAACAGTAGGTTATGCTAATTGCAAACCAGAGTTTAAAAATCCAACTTACAAAGAAGTGTGTAGCGGTCTTACTGGAGCTGTAGAAACTGTAGAAATCATCTATGATGATCAAATTATCAACTTAGAAGAAATAATTGATCTATTTTTAAAAGTTGTTGACCCAACGACTTTAAATTACCAAGCAAACGACAAAGGGACTCAGTATCGCAGTGGGTTTTATTTTGTAGATGAAGCAGACGAAACAATTATTAAATCTAAATTAGCTCAAGCTCAAGGAAGATATTCTAAACCTATAGTTACCGAAGTTTTGAAGTTGCAAAATTATTTTGTAGCAGAAGAATATCACCAAGATTATTTAGTTAAAAATCCTAGTGGTTATTGTCATATTAAGTTTGATTAG
- the ligA gene encoding NAD-dependent DNA ligase LigA, protein MNNSEKDKIYSAIQDLVKKLNKWEHEYYVLSNPSVSDEVYDNAYKTLKEYESKYPEFILSYSPTQRIGSSISNKFTKVKHDYLMLSLNNCFNFDELINFNDNIAKISKSEKNSYVLEPKIDGLSISLIYENGLLIDALTRGDGVIGESVFSNIKTIKTIPLKIDTDIKKLVIRGEVYVSNKDFEEINSSRDEDKKFANSRNYASGSLRNIDVTEVAKRKLNAFFYYIPNSYEVGFKTQYEVIEKLKKWGFNVAKEIKLFNDIKDVYESIKDLEKNKNNLDYRIDGAVIKYNNFEDYEKIGYTSKFPKWAIAYKFTPTQVETKLKNIILNVGRTGKLTFVAELEPVELEGSIITYATLHNIEYINELDIRVNDYVYLIKAAEIIPKVIGVNFDKRKDNCVKFEYDFKCPSCKSDLAKKEEEVDWYCINDECSQKQLQYLIYYCSKPIMNIEGLSESTLEVFFNTKVNDVIKECNELIANQNVNEDVQPFELLENDNQTFISNILDIYKLEKYKEIIIKPWLKKGFKKSGIKHNFRFQEKSFDKLINNINESKNRELYRLLAALNIKFIGVATAKSIASAYNDIDKLRNLTVEDYTRLADISNITANSIHSFFSSDKNLELIEKLKELNINTKDEINNELVDESSIYFGKKIVITGSFSISRNEIIKKLSLKYKIKFVNNVSKNVDYLLAGNKPTAKKINEAKELNIPIIQEEIWN, encoded by the coding sequence ATGAATAATAGTGAAAAAGATAAAATATATTCAGCAATTCAGGATTTAGTTAAAAAACTGAATAAATGAGAACATGAGTACTATGTGTTATCTAATCCTTCTGTTTCTGACGAAGTTTATGACAACGCATACAAGACTTTAAAAGAATACGAAAGTAAGTATCCTGAATTTATATTAAGTTATTCTCCGACCCAGAGAATAGGTTCATCAATCAGCAATAAATTCACTAAAGTTAAACATGATTATCTAATGCTTTCACTAAATAACTGCTTTAATTTTGATGAGTTAATAAATTTTAATGACAACATTGCTAAGATTAGTAAAAGTGAAAAAAATTCATATGTTTTAGAACCTAAAATAGATGGTTTATCTATTTCGTTAATTTATGAAAATGGTTTATTGATAGATGCTTTAACTAGAGGTGATGGTGTGATTGGTGAAAGTGTTTTTTCGAATATTAAAACTATTAAAACGATTCCTCTAAAAATTGATACCGATATCAAAAAACTTGTTATTCGCGGTGAAGTTTATGTTTCAAATAAAGATTTTGAAGAAATAAACTCATCAAGAGATGAAGATAAGAAATTCGCTAATTCTAGAAATTATGCTTCTGGAAGTTTAAGAAATATCGATGTTACTGAAGTTGCTAAACGAAAACTTAACGCATTTTTTTATTACATTCCTAACTCTTATGAAGTTGGTTTTAAAACTCAATACGAGGTAATTGAAAAATTAAAAAAATGAGGCTTTAATGTAGCCAAAGAAATTAAATTATTTAACGACATAAAAGATGTTTATGAAAGTATTAAAGATCTTGAAAAAAATAAAAATAATTTAGATTACAGAATTGATGGAGCTGTTATAAAATACAACAACTTCGAAGATTATGAAAAAATTGGTTATACTTCGAAATTTCCTAAATGAGCAATTGCTTATAAATTTACTCCAACACAAGTTGAAACTAAATTAAAAAACATTATCTTAAATGTAGGAAGAACTGGTAAGTTAACTTTTGTTGCTGAACTTGAGCCTGTAGAGTTAGAAGGCTCAATTATTACATATGCAACCTTACATAATATTGAGTACATTAATGAGCTAGATATTAGAGTTAACGATTATGTTTATTTAATAAAAGCTGCCGAAATTATTCCGAAAGTAATTGGAGTTAATTTCGATAAAAGAAAAGATAATTGTGTCAAATTTGAATATGACTTCAAATGTCCTAGTTGTAAATCTGATTTAGCTAAAAAAGAAGAAGAAGTCGACTGATATTGTATTAATGATGAATGTAGTCAAAAACAACTTCAATACCTAATTTATTATTGTTCTAAACCAATAATGAATATTGAAGGTTTAAGTGAAAGTACATTAGAAGTTTTTTTTAACACTAAAGTTAACGATGTTATTAAAGAATGTAATGAATTGATAGCTAATCAAAATGTAAACGAAGATGTTCAGCCATTTGAATTACTTGAAAACGATAATCAAACATTTATTTCAAATATCTTGGATATTTATAAACTAGAAAAATATAAAGAAATTATTATTAAGCCTTGACTTAAAAAAGGATTTAAAAAATCAGGAATCAAACATAACTTTAGATTTCAAGAGAAATCATTCGACAAATTAATTAATAACATTAATGAGTCTAAAAATAGAGAACTTTATCGTTTGTTAGCTGCTTTAAATATTAAATTTATCGGCGTTGCTACTGCTAAATCAATTGCTAGCGCATATAATGATATAGATAAGTTAAGAAATCTAACTGTGGAAGATTATACTAGATTGGCTGATATAAGTAATATTACTGCGAATTCGATACATAGCTTTTTTTCATCTGATAAAAACTTAGAATTAATTGAAAAATTAAAAGAACTGAATATTAATACAAAAGATGAAATCAACAATGAATTAGTGGATGAATCATCAATTTATTTTGGTAAAAAAATTGTCATAACTGGTTCATTTAGCATTTCTAGAAATGAAATAATTAAAAAATTATCTCTAAAATATAAAATTAAATTTGTAAATAATGTCTCTAAAAATGTTGATTATCTGTTAGCTGGCAATAAGCCTACTGCTAAAAAAATTAACGAAGCTAAAGAATTAAATATACCAATAATACAAGAAGAGATTTGGAACTAA
- a CDS encoding putative immunoglobulin-blocking virulence protein, which produces MLSSKKRKLIKLVTLGCSSLVIASTATLSIVFTSNINNSTSKLIERSNKVDLKNNVADDNQYNANRDFNTSEKPKPVDNRPAPIDTTKKNKEPDKKSDNPTQPVPDDTPEPVTYTPTEYNLDKTTPEIPYDPSTPTASGDKVGMIIAESKKIVNVVRSIISKGLAANTKENKEAFKKAVGYTNNPDFFDSYWNNLFVERNEPGRTKYGFQDLQISLSTVTDAEIEREAKANRTLEIMVPNVSVTYGYKNIDENPYVSFYKKSNAKRLLGQPNRTWNDSPDDILKGDFDGWTKTDITYQFIDSEDYNLRRGDGIEVRHYEPTNYNDPYYKNKEPVNLFILDVDNDKGYDKFIEFLKKAAKTTKSVGVELRNIGKTNTNRNVYKIIKSLPENVKLLRVFIENFNTSSLIALEDRKLDELNIYTTNVVNSDLWGINPLALKHINFIPSLNSYNVGGFQPYPPGATVASTPIFAALKFDRNDDYARVQEGIDIAFNRRSERIFNGQFQGKGAKPVVWDFSDAPIIRSFRGLDLKDATLKTVRLSRDLITKDHTGEHLVYNLSEFNHSQWARAMSFTPSGGNTISFGRGPDASQPDDLILLGKASDISSGWSDLQAFLRYAIEGGSFSKAIYVTDESLVSRISSISGGVPVQYVTPEIAKTYQPKIFKVDNKLNAVGDPLNPNDVNMHNNTNDDEDDE; this is translated from the coding sequence ATGCTAAGTTCTAAAAAAAGAAAGTTAATAAAACTGGTTACTTTAGGTTGTTCTTCGCTAGTAATAGCTAGTACAGCTACTTTGAGTATTGTTTTTACGAGTAATATCAATAATTCTACGAGCAAACTTATTGAAAGAAGCAATAAAGTCGATTTAAAAAATAATGTTGCAGATGATAATCAATATAATGCTAATAGAGACTTTAATACATCAGAAAAACCTAAGCCAGTTGATAATAGACCAGCGCCAATTGACACTACTAAAAAGAATAAAGAACCAGATAAAAAATCGGATAATCCAACACAACCAGTTCCAGACGATACACCTGAACCCGTAACCTACACTCCTACAGAGTATAATCTAGATAAAACAACTCCAGAAATACCTTATGATCCTAGTACTCCAACAGCATCAGGTGATAAGGTTGGTATGATTATTGCTGAATCAAAGAAAATAGTAAATGTTGTAAGAAGCATTATTTCTAAAGGTTTAGCAGCTAATACTAAAGAAAATAAAGAAGCTTTTAAGAAAGCTGTTGGTTATACCAATAATCCAGACTTTTTTGATTCTTATTGAAATAACTTATTTGTTGAACGTAATGAACCAGGTAGAACGAAATATGGATTTCAAGACTTGCAGATATCTTTAAGCACGGTAACTGATGCCGAAATTGAAAGAGAAGCAAAAGCAAATAGAACACTTGAAATCATGGTGCCTAATGTTTCTGTAACTTATGGTTACAAAAATATAGATGAAAACCCATATGTGTCCTTTTATAAGAAATCTAATGCTAAGAGATTATTAGGACAACCAAATAGAACATGAAATGATAGTCCTGATGATATCTTAAAAGGCGATTTTGATGGTTGAACTAAAACTGATATAACGTATCAGTTCATTGATAGTGAAGATTATAATCTTCGCAGAGGTGATGGTATTGAAGTAAGACACTACGAACCAACTAACTATAATGATCCATATTATAAGAACAAAGAACCCGTTAACTTGTTTATTTTAGATGTTGATAACGATAAAGGTTATGACAAGTTTATAGAATTCTTGAAAAAGGCGGCTAAAACAACAAAATCTGTTGGTGTCGAACTTAGAAATATAGGTAAGACAAATACTAATAGAAATGTATACAAAATAATTAAGTCATTACCTGAAAACGTAAAATTATTAAGAGTATTTATTGAAAACTTTAATACAAGTTCATTAATTGCTTTAGAAGATCGTAAACTTGATGAGTTAAACATTTATACAACTAATGTTGTTAATAGTGACTTATGAGGCATTAATCCATTAGCTCTTAAACACATCAATTTTATTCCTTCATTAAATTCATATAACGTAGGTGGATTCCAGCCATACCCTCCAGGGGCTACAGTTGCTTCAACGCCAATTTTTGCGGCTCTTAAATTCGATCGAAATGATGATTATGCTAGAGTTCAAGAAGGAATTGATATTGCGTTTAATAGAAGAAGCGAAAGAATCTTTAATGGGCAATTCCAAGGTAAAGGAGCTAAACCAGTTGTATGAGACTTTTCTGATGCGCCTATTATACGTTCTTTCAGAGGTCTAGATTTAAAAGATGCAACTTTAAAAACGGTAAGATTATCAAGAGACTTGATAACTAAAGATCATACCGGCGAACACCTTGTATACAACTTATCTGAATTCAACCATTCGCAATGAGCTAGAGCAATGTCATTTACTCCGAGTGGCGGAAATACAATTAGTTTTGGTAGAGGTCCTGATGCTAGCCAACCTGATGATTTAATTTTATTAGGTAAAGCTTCTGATATTTCTAGTGGTTGATCTGATCTTCAAGCATTCTTAAGATACGCTATTGAAGGTGGCTCGTTCTCTAAAGCTATCTATGTAACTGATGAAAGTTTAGTATCGCGTATTAGTTCTATATCAGGTGGTGTGCCTGTTCAATATGTAACTCCAGAAATTGCTAAAACTTATCAACCTAAAATCTTTAAAGTTGATAACAAACTAAACGCAGTTGGTGATCCATTAAATCCTAATGATGTTAATATGCATAATAACACAAATGATGATGAAGATGATGAATAA
- a CDS encoding putative immunoglobulin-blocking virulence protein, with product MLNSKKRKIIKLIALSATSLVIGAGSTLGVVYSSSKSDTQSNLIKRSNEVKLDNNSTSTSDSYNSNRDFNLVDKPKKPEIKDIVETPKDPEPQPEPNKQPSESEDESSELAPDTAINYVTYEKEAYNLDKNTPAQPNDPSKQVLSDEQAKALFTETKKKLDAAKNIITKVAANGNDPKARDEFYKIIGYHNKELYDSWWDKLFNPPTSPGRARGIDDLLISINTTSDSFIMSEAKANRQWEVQPGYGNTTITFGYKNEDDNPVINYYKKVSSYRVLGNPNKWALDNSDQILSGEFDGWTKTDATSEYTNGKYGINNDDGIEVRHYTPTNKSDPYYKDKKDLNVFVLDVDNTSGYEKFINFIKKVYDDDHNKQIGVVLKNVGKKNTTRNVYDIIEALPPNVATLTVFLEGANTTSLLALENRNLRELNIYTTGTVNTDLWGINPLALKHINFLPSLIAYNVGGFNPYPKGTTIASTPIFTTLKFDRNDDYKRVQEGLDIAKARRSERIFQGNFQGDGAKPVFWDFADAPIIRNLKNLNVHDAELRYVRLSADLIQSDKNGNTYVTYDLDEFNHSQWTAAMQYRPSYAKRYISFGRGTEIQQPKNLILRGSQNTLEREGLQDLLSFIKYTTNSGAFKNVYVSSGYLANQIKAAAASENNDINVYVKPLDYLNKQEKKVFNIDPTLNAIGEKKDSSTLSKN from the coding sequence ATGTTAAATTCTAAGAAAAGAAAGATCATTAAATTAATTGCTCTAAGTGCAACTTCTTTAGTTATAGGAGCAGGTTCTACTCTAGGAGTGGTTTATTCATCGAGTAAATCGGATACTCAATCTAATTTAATAAAAAGAAGTAATGAAGTTAAATTAGATAATAATTCAACATCTACAAGCGATTCATATAATTCGAATCGCGATTTTAATTTAGTTGATAAACCTAAAAAACCTGAAATTAAAGATATTGTTGAAACACCTAAAGATCCTGAACCACAACCTGAACCTAATAAGCAACCTTCAGAATCAGAAGATGAATCTAGCGAGTTAGCTCCTGATACGGCTATTAATTATGTGACTTATGAAAAAGAAGCATACAATTTAGATAAAAATACCCCAGCTCAGCCAAATGATCCTAGCAAACAAGTCTTATCAGATGAACAAGCTAAAGCTTTGTTTACTGAAACTAAGAAAAAATTAGATGCAGCTAAAAATATAATAACGAAAGTTGCAGCTAATGGTAACGATCCAAAAGCTAGAGACGAATTTTATAAAATAATCGGATATCACAACAAAGAATTGTATGATTCTTGATGAGATAAATTGTTCAATCCACCAACTTCACCTGGTAGAGCTCGTGGTATTGATGATTTATTAATATCTATTAATACTACAAGTGATAGCTTTATTATGTCTGAAGCTAAAGCTAATAGACAATGAGAAGTTCAGCCTGGTTATGGAAACACAACCATTACTTTTGGTTACAAAAACGAGGATGATAACCCAGTAATTAATTACTATAAAAAAGTAAGTTCTTATCGAGTTTTAGGTAACCCTAATAAGTGAGCTCTTGATAATTCTGATCAAATTTTATCAGGTGAATTTGATGGTTGAACTAAAACAGATGCCACTTCAGAATATACAAATGGAAAATACGGAATAAATAATGACGATGGTATCGAAGTAAGACACTATACACCAACAAATAAGAGCGATCCTTATTATAAGGATAAAAAAGATCTTAATGTATTTGTTTTAGATGTTGATAACACTTCAGGTTATGAAAAATTCATTAACTTTATTAAGAAGGTTTATGACGATGATCATAATAAACAAATTGGAGTAGTTCTTAAAAATGTTGGTAAGAAAAATACAACAAGAAATGTTTATGATATCATTGAAGCTTTGCCGCCAAATGTTGCTACTTTAACAGTATTTTTAGAAGGTGCTAATACCACTTCATTACTAGCACTTGAAAACCGTAATTTAAGAGAACTTAACATTTACACAACAGGCACAGTTAATACTGATCTTTGAGGTATTAACCCATTAGCTCTTAAACATATTAATTTTTTACCTTCTTTAATAGCATATAATGTTGGTGGGTTCAATCCTTATCCAAAAGGAACAACAATAGCATCTACACCAATCTTTACAACTTTAAAATTCGACCGCAACGATGATTACAAGAGAGTTCAGGAAGGTTTAGATATTGCTAAAGCAAGAAGAAGTGAAAGAATTTTCCAAGGTAATTTCCAAGGTGATGGAGCTAAACCGGTATTCTGAGATTTCGCTGACGCACCAATTATTAGAAACCTTAAAAATTTAAATGTTCATGATGCTGAATTAAGATATGTAAGATTATCAGCAGATTTAATTCAATCTGATAAAAATGGTAATACTTATGTAACTTATGATTTAGATGAGTTCAATCATTCGCAATGGACAGCTGCTATGCAATATCGTCCTAGTTATGCTAAACGTTACATTAGTTTTGGGCGTGGAACAGAAATTCAACAACCTAAAAACTTAATCTTAAGAGGATCACAAAATACGCTAGAACGCGAAGGGTTACAAGACTTATTATCATTTATTAAATACACAACTAACAGTGGAGCATTTAAAAATGTTTATGTTTCATCAGGATATTTAGCTAATCAAATAAAAGCAGCGGCCGCTTCAGAAAATAACGACATTAATGTTTATGTTAAACCGCTTGATTATCTAAATAAACAAGAAAAGAAAGTATTTAATATTGATCCTACCTTAAACGCTATTGGTGAGAAAAAAGATAGTTCAACACTATCTAAAAACTAA
- a CDS encoding DEAD/DEAH box helicase yields MINKILEYYFQDSELVRGKNLVNRKTVKLTYHQENRLLLLSAIIRDEQKEVNTKVTVDGVNEKLLDITCDCKSRLKYCRYIAATIYSAYIKLKKISDKQQKESKKQDILSNSNKIRETKLKVKDSISFSIESIKKSFNTTKLSIFLNVDEYKFKLVNENYFLLKQNWMNGEEISFYVCYENAKTPAKLLKISIDSNSFKYQDLYMFWYLVYLCNTNNVNDETFLREGSYLHSDFKISNPGLYALNDVKNFKDFLDQYDQSYQQEELSEDLINEINSCFNECSFIVSSKKNPNRIVLITDKGDVYKFNIETFVDKKWVPYLSHYLSKDNRLFVNPFNEILNQNQINHEVLNKVSITSKEFLDLYIYLSKLGFEDIYIDDSKKVIKLIDYLPKAGLVIGFDDSKSCVISNLIFNYKRSNENNIVYYDNKETLRNQRLHLYEENTYDFFFKKVINKKLSSKLKKNLLDVKDLEELKQLADSFIGNEQFHIKLLDAYTKELKLKFNIKNFKKIETHNDLIKITLDDFGYDFDFIKEIVSYHLLSKEVFITSNGFYYLKDPDNQEFLEFWSKFDFYGIKKVNSKTLIFNRYRLLDLYNAFKNYNNHFKKIAVDEIVELIDALFNNSFKNELKIDAPFDRLLWPYQKEGNKWLRTMQKFGFGAIMADDMGLGKTIQTISVIAQYYKEHPQEIKQSLIVAPSSLLLNWASEFKKFAPDLKVAAIKGNVDSRKAVISSRSHVVEITTYAAFRRDKLLHAKKDYAYIVLDEAQSIKNASSILSKEIKSLKAAHKVALTGTVIENRLSELWSIFDFVLPGFFGSISDFNFNYTSSIERDEKMNEEAIQRLKKKISPFILRRTKEKVLKDLPPKTQSDLLVALSLDHVAFYREREKEVKDEILKIIQSKDKSKKGLGIMLAKLLNELRQICCSPKLIDSKFNGENVKFTAAIDIINNAMKSNKKVLLFSQYLGVIDLFKKDLEEKGIKYFILTGETPKEVRLEYVNEFNNLKEPAVFIASLKAGGVGLNLTGAEIVIHYDLWWNLALQNQATDRAHRIGQKNHVQVYRIIAADTIEERIVAIQERKKELASKLIQETDNSLSWLNVKDILSLFE; encoded by the coding sequence ATGATAAATAAAATCCTCGAATATTACTTTCAAGATAGTGAGCTTGTTCGTGGTAAAAATCTAGTAAACCGTAAAACAGTTAAATTAACTTATCATCAAGAAAATCGATTATTGCTACTAAGTGCTATAATTCGCGATGAACAAAAAGAAGTTAATACAAAAGTAACTGTTGACGGTGTTAATGAAAAGCTTCTAGATATTACCTGCGATTGCAAGTCACGATTAAAATATTGTCGTTATATAGCGGCAACAATTTATAGTGCTTACATCAAATTAAAAAAAATTAGCGATAAACAGCAAAAAGAAAGTAAAAAACAAGATATATTATCTAATAGCAACAAAATACGCGAAACCAAGCTTAAAGTTAAGGACTCCATTTCGTTTAGTATTGAATCTATTAAGAAATCATTTAATACTACTAAGTTATCGATCTTTTTAAATGTTGATGAATACAAATTTAAATTGGTTAATGAAAACTATTTCTTATTAAAACAAAATTGAATGAATGGTGAAGAAATCAGCTTTTACGTTTGTTACGAAAATGCGAAAACACCGGCAAAATTATTAAAAATTAGTATAGATAGCAATTCATTCAAGTATCAGGATTTATATATGTTCTGATACTTAGTATATTTATGTAATACTAATAATGTTAATGACGAAACATTTTTAAGAGAAGGATCTTATCTTCATAGCGATTTTAAAATAAGCAATCCTGGATTGTACGCACTTAATGATGTAAAAAATTTTAAAGATTTTTTAGATCAATACGATCAATCATACCAACAAGAGGAATTAAGCGAAGATTTAATAAATGAAATTAATTCATGTTTTAATGAATGTAGTTTTATAGTTTCTTCTAAGAAGAATCCTAACAGAATAGTATTAATAACTGATAAAGGGGATGTTTATAAATTTAATATCGAAACATTTGTTGATAAAAAATGAGTTCCATATTTAAGTCATTACTTATCTAAAGATAATCGTTTATTCGTAAACCCTTTTAATGAGATATTAAATCAAAATCAGATTAACCATGAAGTGTTAAATAAAGTATCAATTACATCAAAGGAGTTTCTTGATCTCTATATTTACTTAAGTAAGTTAGGGTTTGAAGATATTTATATTGATGATTCTAAAAAAGTTATCAAATTAATTGATTATTTACCTAAGGCTGGTTTAGTAATCGGTTTTGACGATTCTAAATCATGTGTTATTAGTAACCTTATCTTTAATTATAAGCGTTCTAATGAAAATAATATCGTTTATTACGATAATAAAGAAACTCTTAGAAACCAAAGATTGCATTTATATGAAGAAAATACTTATGATTTTTTCTTTAAAAAAGTAATAAACAAAAAATTATCTTCTAAACTAAAAAAGAATCTATTAGATGTTAAAGATTTAGAAGAATTAAAACAACTGGCTGATAGTTTTATTGGTAATGAACAATTTCATATTAAATTGTTAGATGCTTATACAAAAGAGCTAAAACTTAAATTTAATATTAAAAACTTTAAAAAAATCGAAACACATAACGATTTAATTAAAATCACTTTAGATGATTTTGGCTATGATTTTGATTTCATTAAAGAAATCGTTTCATATCATTTATTATCTAAAGAAGTATTCATAACTAGCAATGGTTTTTATTATTTAAAAGATCCTGATAATCAAGAATTCTTAGAATTCTGATCTAAATTTGATTTTTATGGAATTAAAAAAGTTAATTCTAAAACTTTAATATTTAACCGATATCGTTTATTAGATCTTTACAACGCTTTTAAAAACTATAACAATCATTTTAAAAAGATTGCAGTAGATGAAATTGTAGAGTTAATTGACGCATTATTTAATAATTCATTTAAAAATGAATTAAAAATTGATGCTCCGTTTGATAGACTCTTATGACCATATCAAAAAGAAGGTAATAAGTGATTAAGAACCATGCAAAAGTTCGGATTTGGAGCTATCATGGCAGATGACATGGGGTTAGGTAAAACAATCCAAACAATTTCAGTTATTGCGCAATATTACAAAGAACATCCTCAAGAAATAAAACAAAGTTTAATAGTAGCACCTTCATCATTATTACTTAACTGGGCAAGTGAATTTAAAAAGTTTGCACCTGATTTAAAAGTAGCTGCTATCAAAGGGAATGTTGATAGTCGTAAAGCAGTAATATCTTCTAGAAGCCATGTTGTTGAGATTACCACATACGCAGCATTTAGAAGAGATAAGTTACTTCATGCTAAAAAAGACTACGCTTACATCGTACTAGATGAGGCTCAAAGTATTAAAAATGCTTCATCAATTCTATCTAAAGAAATTAAAAGTCTTAAAGCTGCTCATAAAGTAGCCTTAACTGGTACAGTTATTGAAAACCGCTTATCAGAATTATGGTCAATCTTTGACTTCGTTTTACCTGGTTTCTTTGGTTCGATATCTGATTTTAATTTCAACTATACTAGTTCTATTGAACGTGACGAAAAAATGAATGAAGAAGCTATTCAACGTTTAAAGAAAAAGATATCTCCATTTATTTTAAGAAGAACTAAAGAAAAAGTTCTTAAAGATTTGCCTCCTAAAACTCAAAGCGATTTATTAGTTGCTTTATCATTAGATCATGTTGCTTTCTATAGAGAAAGAGAAAAAGAAGTTAAAGACGAAATTTTAAAGATTATTCAATCAAAAGATAAATCAAAAAAAGGTCTTGGAATCATGTTGGCTAAGTTATTAAATGAACTTAGACAAATTTGTTGTTCTCCTAAATTAATAGATTCAAAATTTAACGGTGAAAACGTTAAATTTACTGCTGCTATTGATATCATTAATAACGCTATGAAAAGCAATAAAAAAGTATTGCTTTTCAGTCAGTATTTAGGTGTTATTGATCTATTTAAAAAAGATCTTGAAGAAAAAGGAATTAAATACTTTATTCTTACAGGTGAAACTCCTAAAGAGGTTCGTTTGGAATACGTAAATGAATTTAATAACTTGAAAGAACCTGCAGTCTTTATTGCTTCGCTTAAAGCTGGTGGTGTCGGTTTAAACTTAACTGGAGCTGAGATTGTTATTCATTATGATTTATGATGAAATTTAGCTTTACAAAATCAAGCAACCGACCGTGCCCATAGAATTGGTCAAAAAAACCATGTTCAGGTTTATCGTATAATCGCTGCTGATACTATTGAAGAAAGAATTGTAGCTATTCAGGAACGAAAGAAAGAATTAGCTTCTAAATTAATTCAAGAAACTGATAATAGCTTAAGTTGATTGAATGTTAAAGATATCTTATCTTTATTTGAATAG